One genomic segment of Flavobacteriaceae bacterium includes these proteins:
- a CDS encoding AAA domain-containing protein: protein MDDNFSPKVRDVITFSKEEALRLGHDFIGTEHLLLGLIKKGEGKAIDILDIFELDLALIRKKLEQLNPVLPSVNGAYQKKNLHLTRQAEKALKTTFLEAKLYQSNAIDTAHLLLCILRNENDPTTKLLNKHNVDYDQSKALYKELHIEQDNLSISPIAETSSDDEFTSPEKSNPYGQTQKGKNPKKSKTPVLDNFGRDLTALAEADKLDPVVGRQVEIERVSQILSRRKKNNPMLIGEPGVGKSAIAEGLAIRIVNRKVSRILFDKRIVSLDLASLVAGTKYRGQFEERMKALMNELERNEDIILFIDEIHTIVGAGGATGSLDASNMLKPALARGEIQCIGATTLDEYRTNIEKDGALERRFQKVIVDPTSVEETIQILHNIKGKYEAHHHVDFTDAAIEACVKLTNRYMTDRYLPDKAIDAMDEAGSRIHITNIVVPKQILELEAQLDVIRERKTDAVNGQKYEEAAKLRDDEKNLETALHSAQKQWEDDSKLNREIVTEDNVAEVVSMMTNIPVNRVAEAESHRLSELPGMIKGKVIGQDEAVAKVVKAIQRNRVGLKDPNKPIGSFIFLGQTGVGKTQLAKILAKELFDSEDSLIRIDMSEYMEKFAISRLIGAPPGYVGYEEGGQLTEKVRRKPYSVILLDEIEKAHPDVFNMLLQILDDGYITDSLGRKIDFRNTIIIMTSNIGARQIKDFGSGVGFGTAAKNAQADDHAKSVIEGALKKSFAPEFLNRIDDVIIFNALEREHIHSIIDIELDKLLRRIADLGYTLQLSEKAKDYIADKGFDRKYGARPLKRAIQKYIEDTLAEEIITSKLEEGDTIKMDLNVKENILTIKIKKGKKAPENKAAEE from the coding sequence ATGGACGATAATTTTTCACCAAAGGTCAGAGATGTAATTACTTTTAGCAAGGAAGAAGCCCTTCGTTTGGGGCATGATTTTATTGGTACGGAACATCTTTTACTCGGTTTGATAAAAAAAGGAGAGGGCAAAGCAATTGATATACTAGATATTTTTGAATTGGATTTAGCTCTGATTCGAAAAAAATTAGAACAATTAAATCCTGTTTTACCCTCTGTCAACGGAGCATATCAGAAAAAGAATTTACATTTGACCAGGCAAGCCGAAAAAGCTTTAAAAACTACTTTTTTAGAAGCTAAATTGTATCAAAGTAATGCTATAGATACCGCACATTTATTATTGTGTATTTTAAGGAATGAAAACGATCCTACAACAAAATTGTTGAACAAACACAATGTTGATTATGATCAATCAAAGGCTTTGTATAAAGAATTGCATATAGAGCAAGACAATTTATCCATAAGCCCAATTGCCGAAACTTCTTCTGATGATGAGTTTACCTCTCCGGAAAAGAGCAACCCTTACGGACAAACTCAAAAAGGGAAAAACCCCAAAAAATCCAAAACACCTGTTTTAGATAATTTCGGCAGAGATTTAACTGCTTTAGCCGAAGCTGATAAATTGGATCCGGTTGTGGGGAGGCAGGTAGAAATAGAACGTGTTTCTCAAATTTTAAGTAGAAGAAAGAAAAATAATCCCATGTTGATAGGGGAGCCCGGTGTTGGTAAATCTGCCATTGCAGAAGGGTTAGCTATTAGGATTGTAAATAGAAAAGTTTCAAGAATTTTATTTGATAAAAGAATTGTCTCTCTGGATTTAGCGAGTTTAGTTGCCGGGACAAAATACAGAGGGCAGTTTGAAGAACGGATGAAAGCTCTCATGAATGAATTGGAAAGGAATGAAGATATTATTTTATTTATAGATGAAATTCATACTATAGTAGGGGCCGGTGGAGCCACGGGTTCATTAGATGCGTCTAATATGTTAAAACCCGCCTTAGCCAGAGGAGAAATTCAATGTATAGGAGCTACCACACTGGATGAGTACAGGACTAATATAGAAAAAGACGGTGCTTTGGAGCGTCGTTTTCAAAAAGTAATTGTAGATCCTACCAGTGTAGAAGAAACCATTCAAATCTTACACAATATCAAAGGTAAATACGAAGCACATCATCATGTGGATTTTACGGATGCTGCTATTGAAGCCTGTGTGAAACTGACCAACCGATATATGACAGATCGATATTTGCCGGACAAGGCAATTGATGCTATGGACGAAGCCGGTTCCAGAATTCATATCACCAATATTGTAGTTCCGAAACAAATACTGGAATTAGAAGCCCAACTGGATGTAATTCGAGAGCGTAAAACCGATGCAGTAAATGGCCAAAAATATGAAGAAGCTGCCAAATTACGTGATGATGAAAAGAATTTGGAAACTGCTTTGCACTCTGCTCAAAAACAATGGGAAGATGACTCTAAACTAAATAGAGAAATTGTAACTGAAGATAATGTTGCCGAAGTAGTTTCTATGATGACAAATATTCCCGTAAACAGAGTTGCCGAGGCAGAAAGTCATCGTTTAAGTGAGTTGCCCGGTATGATCAAAGGAAAAGTTATCGGACAAGATGAAGCAGTTGCTAAAGTGGTAAAAGCCATTCAAAGAAACAGAGTCGGATTAAAGGACCCTAATAAACCTATTGGTTCTTTCATATTCTTGGGACAAACGGGCGTCGGTAAAACACAACTGGCAAAAATACTAGCAAAAGAGCTATTTGATTCCGAGGATTCTTTGATTAGAATTGATATGAGCGAATACATGGAAAAATTCGCTATTTCCAGATTAATTGGCGCACCTCCGGGTTATGTAGGTTATGAAGAAGGTGGACAATTGACAGAAAAAGTGCGTAGAAAACCATATTCTGTTATATTACTAGACGAGATTGAAAAAGCGCATCCGGATGTCTTTAATATGTTATTGCAGATTTTGGATGATGGTTATATTACTGACAGCCTGGGAAGAAAAATTGATTTTCGGAATACCATTATCATTATGACTTCTAATATTGGTGCTCGTCAAATAAAAGATTTTGGCAGTGGTGTTGGTTTTGGAACAGCAGCAAAAAATGCGCAGGCAGACGATCATGCAAAAAGTGTGATTGAAGGTGCTTTAAAAAAATCTTTTGCTCCCGAATTTTTAAACAGGATTGACGATGTCATTATTTTCAATGCCTTGGAAAGAGAACACATCCACTCTATCATTGATATTGAGTTAGATAAATTATTGAGAAGAATAGCCGATCTGGGGTATACCTTGCAATTAAGCGAAAAAGCAAAGGATTATATAGCTGACAAAGGTTTTGATAGAAAGTATGGTGCCAGGCCTTTGAAAAGAGCCATTCAAAAATATATTGAAGATACACTGGCGGAAGAAATTATCACTTCCAAATTAGAAGAAGGAGATACTATTAAAATGGATTTGAATGTCAAAGAAAATATACTCACTATTAAAATTAAGAAAGGGAAAAAAGCACCTGAAAATAAAGCTGCAGAAGAATAA
- a CDS encoding Na+ dependent nucleoside transporter, translated as MKSVKNLNVFRYINQLLLVVLCYTSFLGFSQSVENEWRFSSIEREGKPIITVHKSDMFFLKEGTFNYSLVEKDSLKASGTYILHNNLLILNYTQPKDTVRYCNIIVKTDSTLVLSERDVVFKFSKKEIDIKPDITKSDTDTNQILPSEGFSLKSLWKGILGMVTLLVIAFLFSSNRKAVNWKTVGIGLTFQLLIAIGVLKVGFIQKGFEFVGKIFVQILEFTKAGSEFLFKGLIVNMDTFGFIFAFQVLPTIIFFSALTSLLFYLGIIQFIVRAFGIVLSKSLKISGAESLSVAGNVFLGQTEAPLLIKAYLEKMNKSEMLLVMIGGMATVAGAVLSAYIGFLGGDDPVLKLQYAKHLLAASVMAAPGAIIISKILYPQTEDINTDVRVSFDKIGSNILDAIANGTTEGLRLAVNVGAMLLVFIAFIAMINYVFLLIGNVTGWNNWIMVNTPYEALSLEFILGYLFAPLMWTVGVANEDMALMGQLLGIKLAASEFVGYIQLAALKNTVSAVHFTYHKSVIMATYMLCGFANFASIGIQIGGIGSLAPGQRKALSQFGMKALLGGTIASLMSATIAGMIIG; from the coding sequence ATGAAATCAGTAAAAAATCTTAATGTGTTTAGGTACATAAACCAATTATTATTAGTGGTTTTATGTTATACTTCTTTTTTAGGCTTTTCTCAATCTGTCGAAAACGAATGGAGATTCTCTTCCATAGAAAGAGAAGGTAAACCTATTATAACTGTTCATAAATCGGATATGTTTTTTCTGAAAGAAGGAACATTTAATTATTCTTTAGTTGAAAAAGACAGCCTAAAAGCTTCCGGAACTTATATACTTCATAACAATCTTTTAATACTCAATTATACACAACCAAAAGACACGGTCCGATATTGCAATATTATAGTAAAAACAGATTCCACACTAGTACTTTCCGAAAGAGATGTCGTATTTAAGTTTTCTAAAAAAGAAATAGACATTAAGCCTGATATAACCAAAAGTGATACGGATACAAATCAAATTTTACCAAGCGAAGGGTTTTCCCTGAAAAGCTTATGGAAAGGTATCTTAGGAATGGTGACACTACTCGTAATCGCATTTCTATTTAGTTCCAATAGAAAGGCTGTCAATTGGAAGACAGTTGGTATAGGACTGACTTTTCAATTGTTAATTGCCATAGGTGTTTTGAAGGTAGGTTTCATACAAAAGGGATTTGAGTTTGTTGGAAAGATATTTGTACAGATTCTTGAATTTACAAAGGCCGGGAGTGAGTTTTTATTTAAAGGCCTGATAGTCAATATGGATACTTTCGGGTTTATATTTGCATTTCAGGTATTGCCCACCATCATTTTCTTCTCTGCGCTAACTTCTTTACTATTTTACTTGGGAATTATACAGTTTATAGTAAGAGCATTTGGAATTGTGTTATCTAAGAGTTTGAAAATTTCAGGAGCCGAGAGTTTGTCGGTGGCAGGGAATGTTTTTCTGGGGCAAACAGAAGCACCGCTTCTGATAAAAGCGTATCTGGAAAAAATGAATAAATCTGAAATGCTTTTAGTGATGATTGGCGGAATGGCAACAGTGGCAGGAGCTGTTTTATCCGCTTATATAGGCTTCTTAGGAGGAGATGACCCGGTATTAAAGCTACAATATGCAAAGCACTTATTGGCAGCATCTGTAATGGCTGCACCGGGAGCAATTATCATCTCCAAAATTTTATATCCGCAAACCGAAGATATAAATACGGATGTTAGAGTCTCCTTTGATAAAATCGGTTCGAATATTTTAGATGCAATTGCAAATGGCACTACAGAGGGCCTCCGTTTGGCAGTCAATGTAGGAGCAATGCTGTTGGTATTTATAGCGTTCATAGCAATGATAAACTATGTTTTTTTGTTAATTGGAAATGTTACCGGATGGAATAATTGGATTATGGTAAATACCCCTTATGAAGCTCTTTCGCTTGAATTTATTTTAGGTTACCTATTTGCACCATTGATGTGGACGGTGGGTGTTGCAAATGAAGATATGGCTTTAATGGGGCAGTTATTGGGAATTAAATTAGCCGCAAGCGAGTTTGTAGGTTATATACAATTGGCAGCATTAAAAAATACAGTTAGTGCAGTTCATTTTACCTATCATAAATCCGTCATTATGGCGACATACATGTTATGTGGATTTGCAAACTTTGCGTCCATAGGAATTCAGATTGGAGGAATAGGTTCTTTAGCTCCCGGGCAACGAAAAGCACTTTCTCAATTTGGGATGAAAGCTCTGCTTGGAGGTACCATTGCATCGCTGATGTCTGCCACAATAGCGGGGATGATTATTGGGTAA
- a CDS encoding carboxypeptidase-like regulatory domain-containing protein: MNIRFLFFLFFISVIAHAQLTISGKVLDEQNQPLPFVNIILKNSTIGTVTDDNGAFTLTINEKRGRIEISYVGYISQVIRINSKKKYLTIILKEEANQLGEVVIVTRPKKRLKKKENPAYRILKEIWKRKKSNGLKLVDYYQYKKHQTVEVGLNNLDSVFLKKIFKKDFDKAVSEIKYDNDGINYYIPVFLKETIYNVYGNNKTKEIRTDIEAEKSKGVPTQGFIFDRMTNTFRDYNFYDNNILILNKTFVSPISTAGFETYDYVLHDSTIVKNRKHYHIYFFPRRNGDFAFEGNFWVSEKSFSITKMKMKVHKDINLNFVRSFTFEKEFVIKNDSIYLPKSNLYEGDFTLLDKNEKNKGLTIRKTNTFTNYILDEPQSADFYKQEIVKYTPKQFLKPEKYWKKNSKAENTLTYQIIENVKNKKKIKNLTGIINTLASGFINISSSVQLGPFWTFFARNEVEGLIVKAGARSFKTIHDRFRFNGYLAYGFKDKKAKFAIESKYLLTYKPRISAGLAYVYDNEQLGSKLLNTNQLIGNTFGTGALVTRGDNFFLSKINKLAANVDFQVKQNFNIGINMTHNSIVSAAPDLFSIDYLNENNTISSSVKDVSTDIYLSLTPGRFIYGLGVEQRYGRILFSTFILNYRRGYKGFLNGTTNYDKIQFLYNQPIFLGKSGLLDATIEGGKTFGTVPLTLLNPIPANQTLSLVRNTFALINYYDFVTDTYAATHLEHHFNGFILNRIPLLKKLKLRSLVTFRVAYGTISDANIAINRSSIQYNAPSNRLYYEYSVGLENIGFGNIRFLRIDAIWRSNYTQVNTTIPQTPKFAIRIGIRPGL, from the coding sequence ATGAACATACGATTTTTATTTTTTTTATTTTTTATAAGTGTAATCGCACATGCTCAGCTAACCATATCCGGCAAAGTTTTAGATGAACAAAACCAGCCGTTGCCTTTTGTAAATATCATTCTCAAAAACTCAACCATAGGGACGGTAACGGATGATAATGGAGCATTTACTTTAACTATTAACGAAAAAAGAGGAAGGATTGAAATTTCTTATGTAGGTTATATCTCACAAGTAATACGAATAAACTCTAAAAAAAAGTACCTGACTATTATTTTAAAAGAAGAAGCCAATCAGTTGGGTGAAGTTGTTATTGTAACAAGGCCAAAAAAAAGGCTTAAAAAGAAAGAAAACCCCGCTTATAGAATTTTAAAAGAGATCTGGAAAAGAAAAAAATCTAACGGACTCAAACTGGTAGATTATTATCAATACAAAAAGCACCAAACCGTAGAAGTTGGGCTTAACAATTTAGATTCTGTTTTTTTAAAAAAGATTTTTAAAAAAGATTTTGATAAAGCTGTCAGTGAAATAAAATACGATAATGACGGCATCAATTACTATATCCCTGTTTTTTTGAAAGAAACGATTTATAATGTTTATGGAAATAATAAAACTAAAGAAATAAGAACTGATATAGAAGCGGAAAAAAGTAAAGGTGTACCTACTCAAGGGTTTATTTTTGACAGAATGACGAATACCTTTAGAGATTATAATTTTTATGACAATAATATCCTCATACTGAACAAAACTTTTGTAAGTCCAATTTCAACAGCCGGTTTTGAAACGTATGATTATGTACTGCACGATAGTACAATTGTTAAAAACAGGAAGCATTACCATATTTATTTTTTCCCTCGCAGAAATGGCGATTTTGCTTTTGAAGGTAATTTTTGGGTTTCGGAAAAAAGCTTCTCTATTACCAAAATGAAAATGAAAGTGCATAAAGATATCAATTTAAATTTTGTAAGGTCGTTTACTTTTGAAAAAGAATTCGTCATTAAAAACGATAGTATTTACCTGCCAAAATCTAATCTCTACGAAGGAGATTTTACACTTTTAGATAAAAATGAAAAAAATAAAGGTTTGACTATAAGGAAAACAAATACTTTTACCAACTATATTCTAGACGAACCTCAATCCGCTGATTTTTATAAGCAGGAAATTGTGAAATACACTCCTAAACAGTTTTTAAAACCCGAAAAGTACTGGAAAAAAAACAGCAAAGCAGAAAATACTTTAACTTATCAAATCATAGAAAATGTAAAAAACAAAAAGAAAATTAAAAACCTAACAGGTATTATCAATACATTAGCCAGCGGTTTTATCAATATAAGTTCCAGTGTTCAGTTAGGGCCGTTCTGGACGTTTTTTGCAAGAAATGAAGTAGAAGGGCTTATAGTAAAAGCAGGTGCCAGATCTTTTAAGACGATTCATGACCGTTTTAGATTTAACGGATATTTGGCTTATGGTTTTAAAGATAAAAAAGCAAAATTTGCTATAGAATCGAAATATTTACTTACATATAAACCACGAATTTCTGCCGGTTTAGCTTATGTATATGATAACGAGCAACTGGGAAGCAAGCTCTTAAATACAAATCAACTTATTGGAAATACCTTTGGTACCGGAGCTTTGGTTACCAGAGGGGATAACTTTTTCCTTTCCAAGATAAATAAGCTTGCTGCTAATGTAGATTTTCAGGTGAAACAAAATTTTAATATTGGTATCAATATGACTCATAATAGCATCGTTTCTGCTGCTCCCGATCTGTTTTCCATAGATTACTTAAATGAAAACAATACCATAAGTTCCAGTGTAAAAGATGTTTCTACCGATATTTATCTTAGTTTAACTCCCGGTAGATTTATATACGGATTAGGTGTTGAACAACGCTATGGAAGAATCTTATTTTCCACATTTATCCTTAATTACAGAAGAGGGTACAAAGGATTTTTGAACGGAACTACAAACTATGATAAAATTCAATTTCTGTATAATCAACCGATATTCTTAGGAAAGTCAGGCCTTCTTGATGCCACAATAGAAGGGGGTAAGACTTTCGGAACAGTCCCGCTAACTTTATTAAACCCGATACCGGCCAACCAGACACTTTCTTTGGTAAGAAATACTTTTGCTTTAATAAATTATTACGATTTTGTAACGGACACCTATGCAGCTACCCATTTAGAACATCACTTTAACGGTTTTATTTTAAATAGAATTCCATTATTAAAAAAGCTAAAACTACGGAGTCTAGTTACCTTTAGAGTGGCTTATGGTACTATTTCCGATGCAAATATTGCGATTAACAGGTCGTCCATACAGTACAATGCACCATCAAACCGATTATATTATGAATATAGTGTCGGGTTAGAAAATATAGGTTTTGGAAATATTCGTTTTTTAAGGATCGATGCTATTTGGCGAAGCAATTACACGCAGGTAAATACAACCATACCTCAAACTCCAAAATTTGCCATTAGAATTGGTATAAGACCGGGCTTATAA
- a CDS encoding thymidylate synthase, with translation MKQYHDLVKHVLENGNEKNDRTGTGTKSVFGYQMRFDLHEGFPMVTTKKLHLKSIIYELLWFIKGDTNIKYLQENDVRIWNEWADENGDLGPVYGHQWRNWNSDDIDQLKETIKTLKNNPDSRRMIVSAWNPSVLPDISVSFSENVANGKAALPPCHAFFQFYVAEGKLSCQLYQRSADIFLGVPFNIASYALLTMMIAQICDYEAGEFIHTFGDAHIYNNHLEQLTLQLSRDIRPLPTMKLNPEIKNITDFTYEDFELVNYNPHPHIKGTVAV, from the coding sequence ATGAAGCAATATCACGACTTGGTAAAGCATGTTTTGGAAAACGGAAATGAGAAGAATGACAGAACAGGTACGGGAACAAAAAGCGTTTTTGGATATCAGATGCGATTTGACTTACATGAGGGTTTTCCAATGGTAACCACAAAAAAACTGCATTTAAAATCTATTATTTATGAGCTATTATGGTTTATAAAAGGAGATACCAATATAAAGTATTTACAGGAAAACGACGTTAGAATCTGGAATGAATGGGCAGATGAAAACGGAGATTTGGGACCTGTCTACGGGCACCAATGGCGTAATTGGAATAGTGATGATATTGATCAATTAAAGGAAACCATTAAAACCTTAAAAAATAATCCTGACAGCAGGCGAATGATAGTCAGTGCGTGGAATCCAAGTGTATTGCCCGATATATCGGTATCATTTTCGGAAAACGTAGCCAACGGAAAAGCGGCTTTGCCACCTTGTCATGCGTTCTTTCAGTTTTATGTTGCGGAAGGAAAATTATCTTGCCAGTTATACCAAAGAAGTGCGGATATCTTTTTAGGAGTACCGTTTAATATTGCTTCTTACGCTTTACTCACAATGATGATCGCGCAGATTTGCGATTATGAAGCAGGTGAGTTTATACACACTTTTGGAGATGCTCATATCTATAACAACCATTTGGAACAATTAACATTGCAATTATCCAGAGATATAAGGCCGTTGCCTACAATGAAATTAAACCCTGAAATAAAAAACATCACGGATTTTACTTACGAAGATTTTGAATTGGTAAATTACAACCCACACCCACATATAAAAGGTACTGTAGCTGTATAA
- a CDS encoding electron transfer flavoprotein beta subunit/FixA family protein, with product MKVAVCISHVPDTTSKINFTDNDTKFDTSGVQFVINPYDEFVLTRAMWFKEKQGVSVTVINVGNATTEPTLRKALAIGADDAIRVDTEAIDGFSVAKELAKIVKDGAYDLVLAGKESSDYNGQMVPGMLAALTDYHFVNGCTGIEITGNDVTAIREINGGSEEVTTSLPLVVGGQKGIVEESDLRIPNMRGIMMARKKPLRVVEALKEDHTTSVQMFEKPTPKGAVKLVDADHIDELVDLLHNEAKVI from the coding sequence ATGAAAGTAGCAGTATGTATCAGTCATGTACCCGATACCACTTCAAAAATTAATTTCACGGATAATGACACAAAGTTTGATACAAGTGGAGTTCAATTTGTAATCAATCCTTATGATGAATTTGTGTTGACCCGAGCAATGTGGTTTAAAGAAAAACAAGGAGTTTCCGTAACAGTTATCAATGTAGGAAATGCAACTACCGAACCTACCTTGAGAAAAGCATTGGCAATCGGAGCAGATGATGCCATTAGGGTAGATACGGAAGCAATAGATGGCTTTTCAGTTGCCAAAGAATTAGCGAAAATAGTAAAAGACGGGGCGTATGATTTGGTATTGGCCGGAAAGGAATCGAGTGATTATAATGGTCAGATGGTTCCGGGAATGCTAGCTGCTTTAACGGATTATCATTTTGTCAATGGTTGTACAGGGATAGAAATAACCGGAAATGATGTCACTGCAATAAGAGAGATTAACGGAGGAAGCGAAGAAGTAACTACTTCCCTGCCTTTGGTAGTAGGAGGGCAGAAAGGAATTGTTGAGGAATCGGATTTGAGAATCCCCAATATGAGAGGTATTATGATGGCTCGTAAGAAACCATTGCGTGTGGTTGAAGCTTTGAAAGAAGATCATACCACATCAGTTCAAATGTTTGAAAAACCGACACCAAAAGGTGCAGTAAAATTAGTAGATGCCGACCATATTGATGAATTGGTCGATCTGTTACATAATGAAGCAAAAGTAATTTGA
- a CDS encoding pyruvate dehydrogenase complex E1 component subunit beta, with protein MKTVQFREAICEAMSEEMRVDETIYLIGEEVAEYNGAYKASKGMLDEFGAKRVIDAPIAELGFGGIAVGSAMNGNRPIVEYMTFNFSLVGIDQIINNAAKIRQMSGGQFHCPIVFRGPTASAGQLAATHSQAFENWFANCPGLKVIVPSNPYDAKGLLKAAIRDDDPVIFMESEQMYGDKMEIPEGEYIIPIGVADIKREGTDVTVVSFGKIIKEAYKAAEALAKENIFIEIIDLRTVRPMDHTAIIKSVQKTNRLVILEEAWPFGNVSSEITFRIQEQAFDYLDAPIKRITTADTPAPYSPVLLEKWLPNSTDVVKAVKEVLYL; from the coding sequence ATGAAAACAGTTCAGTTTAGAGAAGCCATCTGCGAAGCCATGAGTGAAGAAATGCGTGTAGATGAAACTATTTATCTAATCGGTGAAGAAGTAGCAGAATACAACGGTGCATACAAAGCAAGTAAAGGAATGTTGGACGAATTTGGGGCAAAACGAGTTATTGATGCCCCTATAGCCGAGTTGGGTTTTGGTGGTATTGCCGTAGGTTCTGCCATGAATGGTAACAGGCCTATTGTAGAGTATATGACTTTTAATTTCTCCTTAGTAGGTATTGATCAGATTATAAATAATGCGGCAAAAATCAGGCAGATGTCAGGCGGGCAGTTCCATTGCCCGATTGTTTTCAGAGGCCCGACAGCTTCTGCCGGGCAATTAGCAGCTACACACTCTCAGGCTTTCGAAAATTGGTTTGCCAATTGTCCGGGCTTAAAAGTAATCGTACCTTCTAATCCGTACGATGCAAAAGGTCTGTTAAAAGCAGCTATTAGAGATGATGATCCCGTAATTTTTATGGAATCCGAACAGATGTATGGTGACAAAATGGAAATTCCCGAAGGAGAATATATCATTCCTATCGGTGTTGCAGACATTAAAAGAGAGGGAACAGATGTAACAGTAGTTTCTTTTGGAAAAATCATAAAAGAAGCTTATAAAGCCGCAGAAGCATTAGCAAAAGAGAATATTTTCATAGAGATTATAGATTTGAGAACTGTAAGGCCTATGGATCATACTGCTATCATCAAGTCCGTGCAAAAAACAAACAGATTGGTCATTTTAGAAGAAGCGTGGCCTTTTGGTAATGTCTCTTCGGAAATTACATTTAGAATACAAGAGCAGGCATTTGATTATTTGGATGCTCCGATTAAAAGAATTACTACCGCAGATACACCTGCCCCTTACTCTCCGGTTTTACTGGAAAAATGGTTACCAAACAGCACAGATGTTGTGAAAGCAGTAAAAGAAGTTCTGTACCTGTAA
- a CDS encoding electron transfer flavoprotein subunit alpha/FixB family protein has product MAVLVFANTIDGKYKKAAFEVVSYGVKVAEQLGTNIVALSVNADTPSDLYTYGAEKVITVSDDRLQTFNAKAYAGVITQVAISEAANVIIMDSGIDAIYTSPLVAVGLEAGFVSNVVALPNNITPFTVKRKVFSNKGFSHTVISTANKVISLAKNSYGIFENEVTGTTISFDASLTETDFGVQSRKIEKATGTVTIADADIVVSGGRGLKGPENWGMIEELATVLGAATACSKPVSDLGWRPHSEHVGQTGKPVASNLYIAIGISGAIQHLAGVNASKIKVVINTDPEAPFFKAADYGIVGDAFEIVPKLIDKLKEFKAQNL; this is encoded by the coding sequence ATGGCAGTTTTAGTATTTGCAAATACAATAGACGGAAAATATAAAAAAGCAGCTTTCGAAGTCGTTTCGTATGGGGTTAAAGTGGCCGAACAATTAGGTACTAACATAGTAGCATTGTCTGTCAATGCAGACACTCCGTCTGATTTATATACCTACGGAGCAGAAAAAGTAATTACAGTCTCCGATGACCGATTACAAACGTTTAACGCAAAGGCTTATGCGGGTGTAATTACACAGGTAGCAATCTCTGAGGCTGCCAATGTAATTATTATGGATTCCGGTATTGACGCTATTTACACATCCCCGTTGGTGGCTGTAGGTTTAGAAGCGGGTTTTGTCTCTAATGTAGTTGCATTACCAAATAATATAACACCTTTTACCGTAAAAAGAAAAGTATTTTCTAACAAAGGTTTTAGCCATACGGTGATTTCTACTGCAAATAAAGTAATCAGTTTAGCTAAGAACTCTTATGGAATTTTTGAAAACGAGGTAACTGGTACCACCATATCTTTTGACGCTTCTTTAACTGAAACGGATTTTGGTGTACAATCCCGGAAAATTGAAAAGGCAACAGGAACCGTAACGATTGCCGATGCAGATATTGTTGTTTCCGGAGGTAGAGGTCTAAAAGGCCCGGAAAATTGGGGAATGATAGAAGAATTAGCAACTGTTTTAGGAGCTGCAACAGCCTGCTCCAAGCCGGTATCTGATTTAGGATGGAGGCCACATAGCGAACATGTCGGGCAGACAGGAAAACCGGTAGCTTCTAATTTGTATATTGCCATTGGTATATCCGGAGCAATTCAACATTTGGCGGGAGTGAACGCCTCTAAAATAAAAGTGGTCATTAATACAGATCCGGAAGCTCCTTTCTTTAAGGCTGCTGATTATGGGATCGTTGGAGATGCTTTCGAGATCGTTCCCAAATTAATTGATAAACTGAAAGAATTTAAAGCACAAAACTTATAA